The window AATTTGCAACTGAGGTTAGGAACCTGCAGAGACCGGAGATATATGAACTCTCAGAGTATTTTGATAGTGAAAAGCAGGTAGGTTCAAGTTCCATGCCATCAAAGCGTAATCCGGTAGTGTCAGAGAACGTTGTGAGCCTTTCAAGATTGACCAGGTCCTTTATAATACCTGAATATGAAGCCGGTGTGCAGTGGCACGAAAGGGACCTTACAAACAGTGCCCTTGAAAGGTTTACCATTCCATATGCTTCCATACTTTTAGACGACATAATAACCAAAATGACAGGAGTATTTTCACACCTGTTTATTAATAAAGAAGAGATGAGGAAAAGAGCATATGAAGACCAGTTCATAATGTCAGAAAGCATAACCGTGGCACTGACCAGGAAAGGCATGCCAAGGCAGGAGTCCCATGAATTTGTAAGGCGATCATCCATGCTTGCCTACGAAAATAAATTAACATTCAAAGAGGCGCTGTTGAAAAATGGCATACTCCGGTTTCTTTCAGAAAAAGATCTGGAAGATGCCATGGACCCGAAGGGATTTACCGGCAGTTCTCGGCAAATCTGTGAAGATGCAATAAAAAATTCAGAAAATTTTGAAAAATTTCTATTAGGTGAAATATATGATTGAAAATTTTGAGGAAACACAGAAATACAAACTTATACTGAACGAAATCAACGGAGAGGAAAAATCAATAACCGGCATACAAAAGTCCCTGGAGGAGAAAGGGATAAATATGCACAGGCTCGTGCTCACCGGATATCTCAATGCCATGGTAGAACTTGGCATTTTGAAGGAGAAGGAGATTAAGCCGGCAAGGATATTTTCTGCAGCAGGGCAGAACAAGCACGATATATACAGCGTCGTTGGATCCAGCATGAGGAAATTTGATGAAGAAAATGCTGGATATAATGCACTTCAGGTGCTTTACTATCTATTCGAAAGGCCGATTTTTACAAGAGAACTTGAAAGATGCAGCGTTAATATCCCCACTAAAAATACCAGAACAATAAATTCCCAGTACAGGAATGATTATGTGAAGAAGCTTGGGGAAGCCGATATTAAAATACCTGTAAGCAGTGTTCTCCTGGAGCCAGTAGACTTCGACAAGACAGGCATCACCAAACTCCTCAATTATATACTGGCCAGTGAGTATGACCTGAGAAAATATATGGTCGTAAATACTAATCAGAAAACACTTGATTAATAAAAGTTATATCCAGTGAACTGATTATTAAGCCGGTATCAATGACAATATATACATATGTTCTGGCATATAAGCTGAACGGCAGATTCTGGTCACTTCCCATGGAGGAAAGGGCGAATATCAACGGCAATATAATAGATTTTATAAAGGGGTATAAAAAAAACCTCATCAGCATAAAGTACTACAAATCCATAAGGCATGACAACGATGTATTATTCTGGGCTGCCTCAGAGGAGCCAATTAAACTGGAAAAATTAAAGGAAGGGCTGAACTCTGCTTTCGGGATTTATGGGAAAACAGAATATAGCATGTTTTCTCTTTACGAGCACTCACCATATACAAATGCCAGCAAGAGCCTGGAGGATACGCTTAAAACCGAACCGAAAAAATATTTTGTTGCATATCCCATGAGCAAGGATCGCGAATGGTATCTCATAAATTATGAGGAAAGAAAAAAGATACTTGCAGGGCATATAGGCACAGCAAGAAGTGATAAGGAA of the Ferroplasma sp. genome contains:
- a CDS encoding chlorite dismutase family protein → MTIYTYVLAYKLNGRFWSLPMEERANINGNIIDFIKGYKKNLISIKYYKSIRHDNDVLFWAASEEPIKLEKLKEGLNSAFGIYGKTEYSMFSLYEHSPYTNASKSLEDTLKTEPKKYFVAYPMSKDREWYLINYEERKKILAGHIGTARSDKESPGIISYTTYSFGLGDQEFVVLYELDDLSAWSHVTEKLREVMARKWIINEAPIFVGIYNGDELVI